The following are from one region of the Sphingomonas sp. J315 genome:
- a CDS encoding sensor histidine kinase: protein MEGDELTRRTSASPLAAVARMPTGAKVFLILSGALLPLALIAFLASLQTTRIADQEVRARLRIAIGESARSLRGELAWELREVRSALPATPSEAPNCGRLAGLFEPLAPEGIRYAVLDPSKRLICGQPLPSVASAGGASDTVPIRLIPGTGAQIEVTGAAGHVARAFFPTDFLAKSAAPTGMTGEFGMELLSADRSLVLRELNAPTLLARTETQVVDLDIENLGLQMTVPSAPVTSSAIIAALSPFLMWFLAAAIAWFVVDRLLIRPLRRLRTTVGAYQPGEVIDPVAGSDIPAQEIRALGDTFRELSRTVQLHERDLAEGLSRQTKLTREVHHRVKNNLQVIASLINFHARVAAEPGALEAYASIQRRVDALAVVHRHHYAGFEDTRGIEIRAVIGELASNIRATAPQGNAVGILLNIEPLLVSQDAAVAISFLITEIVELAMQASPGPQINISTQTDPATPESATLRISSAALADSSEFAALYEHRYGRVIGGLVRQLRSHLHHDPMIGAFELAVAITGRT, encoded by the coding sequence ATGGAGGGGGATGAGCTTACGCGCCGCACCAGCGCCAGCCCCTTGGCGGCGGTTGCGCGGATGCCGACCGGTGCCAAGGTTTTCCTGATTTTAAGCGGTGCGCTGTTGCCGCTCGCGCTGATCGCCTTTCTCGCCTCGCTGCAAACCACCCGCATCGCCGATCAGGAAGTTCGCGCGCGTCTGCGCATCGCGATCGGCGAGTCCGCACGCTCGCTTCGCGGCGAGCTTGCGTGGGAATTGCGCGAAGTGCGCAGCGCGCTCCCGGCAACACCCAGCGAAGCACCCAATTGCGGTCGCCTCGCCGGCCTGTTCGAACCTCTAGCGCCGGAGGGTATTCGTTATGCGGTGCTCGACCCGTCGAAACGACTGATCTGCGGGCAGCCCCTGCCCTCGGTCGCCTCAGCAGGTGGTGCTTCTGACACGGTTCCGATTCGCCTGATCCCCGGCACCGGGGCGCAGATCGAGGTGACGGGCGCTGCGGGTCACGTTGCGCGTGCCTTTTTCCCCACCGATTTCCTCGCAAAGTCTGCCGCACCGACCGGTATGACGGGGGAGTTCGGCATGGAACTGCTCAGCGCGGATCGTTCGCTGGTCCTGCGCGAACTCAATGCCCCCACCCTGCTCGCGCGGACCGAGACCCAGGTCGTCGATCTGGATATCGAGAATCTGGGATTGCAAATGACGGTCCCCAGCGCGCCGGTCACCTCTTCCGCGATCATCGCCGCACTGTCGCCCTTCCTGATGTGGTTCCTCGCCGCCGCGATCGCCTGGTTCGTGGTCGATCGACTGCTGATCCGCCCGCTGCGGCGGCTGCGCACCACCGTCGGCGCCTATCAACCGGGCGAAGTGATCGACCCCGTAGCGGGCAGCGACATTCCCGCGCAGGAAATCCGCGCGCTGGGCGACACGTTCCGGGAACTGAGTCGCACCGTGCAACTGCACGAGCGCGACCTGGCGGAAGGTCTTTCCCGCCAGACCAAGCTGACTCGCGAGGTGCATCACCGGGTCAAGAACAACCTTCAGGTGATCGCCAGCCTCATCAATTTCCACGCCCGCGTCGCCGCCGAACCGGGCGCGCTGGAGGCATATGCGTCGATCCAGCGCCGGGTCGACGCCCTCGCCGTCGTCCACCGCCACCATTATGCCGGGTTCGAGGATACGCGCGGGATCGAGATCCGGGCCGTAATCGGCGAGCTTGCGTCCAACATCCGCGCCACCGCGCCTCAGGGCAATGCCGTCGGCATCCTGCTCAATATCGAACCGCTGCTTGTGTCACAGGACGCGGCAGTCGCGATCTCGTTCCTGATTACCGAGATCGTCGAGCTGGCGATGCAGGCGTCGCCCGGCCCGCAGATCAACATCTCGACCCAGACCGACCCCGCGACGCCGGAAAGCGCGACGCTGCGCATCAGTTCGGCTGCGCTCGCCGACTCCTCCGAATTCGCTGCACTATACGAGCACCGCTACGGTCGCGTCATCGGCGGGCTGGTGCGGCAGCTCCGCTCACATCTGCATCACGACCCGATGATCGGCGCGTTCGAACTCGCCGTAGCCATCACCGGGCGCACCTGA
- a CDS encoding entericidin A/B family lipoprotein, with product MRKILTLAMLASGLALSACNTIEGVGRDVSSAGETVAKTADGAK from the coding sequence ATGCGCAAGATTTTGACCCTGGCGATGCTCGCGAGCGGCCTCGCCCTGTCGGCATGCAACACGATCGAAGGCGTTGGCCGCGACGTATCCTCCGCAGGCGAAACGGTCGCGAAAACCGCCGACGGCGCCAAATAA